Proteins found in one Hyalangium gracile genomic segment:
- a CDS encoding family 2B encapsulin nanocompartment shell protein, with product MASSPKPIEESEHQQLSLGTEAARQLATTTKSVPQMQGISSRWLLKLLPWVQVSGGVYRVNRRLSYAVGDGRVTFTTTGAKVQVIPQELCELPLLRGFEDAAVLQALAERFVQKEYKAGEVITEAGKEADLICLIAHGKVNKIGAGKYGDQTVLEVLADGDHYSYEALLESQDYWQFTVKTVTPATVLLLKQDAFEAVVAQSPSLQKHIADFKARLRKKQDTSGQAAIELAAGHRGEPVLPGTYVDYETAPREFELSVAQTVLQIHTRVADLFNDPMNQTEQQLRLTVEALKERKEHELVNNREFGLLHNADLKQRIHTRSGPPTPDDMDELLATVWKDPSFFLAHPRAIAAFGQECSRRGIYPTSVDLNGNMVPAWRGIPIFPCNKIPISDSRTSSIMLMRTGEKNQGVVGLHQAGIPDEIEPSLNVRFMGINEKAVMSYLVTAYFSAAVLVPDALGILESVEIGRS from the coding sequence ATGGCCAGTTCCCCGAAGCCGATTGAGGAGTCCGAGCACCAGCAGCTGAGCCTTGGGACGGAGGCGGCGCGCCAGCTGGCGACGACGACCAAGTCCGTTCCGCAGATGCAGGGCATCTCCTCGCGGTGGCTGCTCAAGCTGCTGCCGTGGGTGCAGGTGTCCGGCGGCGTGTACCGCGTCAACCGCCGCCTGAGCTATGCCGTCGGCGACGGCCGGGTGACGTTCACCACCACCGGCGCGAAGGTGCAGGTCATCCCCCAGGAGCTGTGCGAGCTGCCCCTGCTGCGCGGCTTCGAGGACGCCGCGGTGCTGCAGGCCCTGGCCGAGCGCTTCGTCCAGAAGGAGTACAAGGCGGGCGAGGTCATCACCGAGGCGGGCAAGGAGGCGGACCTCATCTGCCTGATCGCCCACGGCAAGGTGAACAAGATCGGCGCCGGCAAGTACGGTGACCAGACGGTGCTCGAGGTGCTCGCGGACGGCGACCACTACAGCTACGAGGCGCTGCTGGAGTCGCAGGACTACTGGCAGTTCACCGTCAAGACGGTCACCCCGGCCACGGTGCTACTCCTCAAACAGGACGCGTTCGAGGCGGTGGTCGCCCAGTCCCCGTCCCTGCAGAAGCACATCGCCGACTTCAAGGCGCGGCTGCGAAAGAAGCAGGACACGTCGGGCCAGGCCGCCATCGAGCTGGCCGCCGGCCACAGGGGCGAGCCCGTGCTGCCGGGCACCTACGTGGACTACGAGACGGCCCCGCGCGAGTTCGAGCTCAGCGTGGCGCAGACGGTGCTGCAGATCCACACTCGCGTGGCGGACCTGTTCAACGATCCCATGAACCAGACCGAGCAGCAGCTCCGGCTGACCGTGGAGGCGCTGAAGGAGCGCAAGGAGCACGAGCTCGTCAACAACCGCGAGTTCGGCCTGCTGCACAACGCCGACCTCAAGCAGCGCATCCACACCCGGAGCGGCCCGCCGACGCCGGATGACATGGACGAGCTGCTGGCCACCGTGTGGAAGGATCCGTCCTTCTTCCTGGCCCACCCCCGCGCCATCGCGGCGTTCGGGCAGGAGTGCAGCCGCCGCGGCATCTACCCCACCAGCGTGGACCTGAACGGCAACATGGTCCCCGCCTGGCGCGGCATCCCCATCTTCCCGTGCAACAAGATCCCCATCAGCGACAGCCGCACCAGCTCCATCATGCTGATGCGCACGGGCGAGAAGAACCAGGGCGTCGTGGGCCTGCACCAGGCCGGCATCCCCGACGAGATCGAGCCCAGCCTCAATGTCCGCTTCATGGGCATCAACGAGAAGGCCGTCATGTCCTACCTGGTGACGGCCTACTTCTCGGCGGCGGTCCTCGTCCCTGACGCGCTCGGCATCCTGGAGAGCGTCGAGATCGGCCGCAGCTAG
- a CDS encoding family 2 encapsulin nanocompartment cargo protein terpene cyclase has product MAKAHAKQPFKLPDFYVPWPARLNPHLEGARTHSKAWARQMGIIDPPKDSGIPLIWSEAKFDAMDYALLCAYTHPEAPGPELDLITDWYVWVFYFDDHFLELYKKTRDRVGAKKYLDGLPAFMPVDLSPPPEPQNPVERGLIDLWARTVPTKSLEWRKRFFESTKALLEESTWELSNISEHRVSNPIEYIEMRRKVGGAPWSADLVEHAVFVEVPDRVAASRPMRVLKDTFSDAVHLRNDLFSYERELEEGELANCVLVLEKFLGVPTQRAADLTNEILTSRLHQFENTVLTELPMLFAEFGLNPVEQAQVLTYVRGLQDWQSGGHEWHMRSSRYMNREAGAGGGSALGLSGLGLSGARIPWSAGALGLQRIKSYTHVPYQPVGPSVLPKFYMPYTTRVNSHLDSARKNSKEWARRMGMLETLPGHPGVFIWDDHKFDVADVALCGALIHPAANGPQLDLSACWLVWGTYADDYFPALYGNTRDMAGAKVFNARLAQFMPDDPKAMTAVPLNPVELGLADLWARTAGPLSEFARRGFRKAIMDMTESWLWELSNQIQNRVPDPVDYVEMRRKTFGSDLTMSLARLAQDVGIPPALFRTRPMQGLENSAADYACFTNDVFSYQKEIEFEGEVHNMVLVVQRFLGVDKAQAAGVVNELMTARMRQFEHIVKTELPALAEDFKLDSHTQERLHAYVEKLQQWMAGVLRWHQTVDRYKEFELINSRYAGRTFSTPRGLGTSAARLASLLPRP; this is encoded by the coding sequence ATGGCCAAGGCCCACGCCAAGCAGCCCTTCAAGCTCCCCGACTTCTACGTCCCCTGGCCGGCGCGCTTGAACCCCCATCTCGAAGGAGCCCGCACGCACTCCAAGGCGTGGGCTCGACAGATGGGAATCATCGACCCGCCCAAGGACAGCGGCATCCCCCTCATCTGGAGCGAGGCCAAATTCGACGCGATGGACTACGCCCTGCTCTGCGCGTACACCCATCCCGAGGCCCCAGGCCCCGAGCTGGATCTGATCACCGACTGGTACGTCTGGGTCTTCTACTTCGACGATCACTTCCTCGAGCTCTACAAGAAGACGCGGGATCGCGTGGGCGCGAAGAAGTACCTCGACGGGCTGCCCGCGTTCATGCCGGTGGACCTCTCGCCCCCGCCGGAGCCCCAGAACCCGGTGGAGCGCGGCCTGATCGATCTGTGGGCGCGCACCGTGCCCACCAAGTCCCTGGAGTGGCGCAAGCGCTTCTTCGAGAGCACCAAGGCCCTGCTCGAGGAGTCCACCTGGGAGCTGTCCAACATCAGCGAGCACCGCGTCTCCAACCCCATCGAGTACATCGAGATGCGCCGCAAGGTGGGCGGAGCCCCCTGGTCGGCGGACCTCGTGGAGCACGCCGTCTTCGTGGAGGTGCCGGATCGCGTCGCCGCCTCGCGGCCCATGCGCGTCCTCAAGGACACCTTCTCCGACGCCGTGCACCTGCGCAATGACTTGTTCTCCTACGAGCGCGAGCTGGAGGAGGGAGAGCTCGCCAACTGCGTCCTGGTGCTGGAGAAGTTCCTGGGCGTGCCGACGCAGCGCGCCGCGGATCTGACCAACGAGATCCTCACCTCCCGGCTCCACCAGTTCGAGAACACCGTGCTGACGGAGCTGCCCATGCTCTTCGCGGAGTTCGGCTTGAACCCCGTGGAGCAGGCGCAGGTGCTCACCTACGTGCGCGGCCTGCAGGACTGGCAGTCCGGAGGCCACGAGTGGCACATGCGCTCGAGCCGCTACATGAACCGCGAGGCCGGGGCCGGTGGCGGCAGCGCCCTGGGCCTGTCGGGCCTGGGGCTCTCGGGGGCCCGCATCCCCTGGTCGGCCGGAGCCCTGGGGCTGCAGCGCATCAAGAGCTACACGCACGTGCCCTACCAGCCCGTGGGCCCCTCGGTGCTGCCCAAGTTCTACATGCCGTACACGACGCGCGTGAACTCGCACCTGGACTCCGCGCGCAAGAACTCCAAGGAGTGGGCGCGGCGCATGGGCATGCTGGAGACGCTGCCGGGCCACCCGGGCGTCTTCATCTGGGACGATCACAAGTTCGACGTGGCGGACGTGGCCCTGTGCGGTGCGCTGATCCACCCGGCCGCCAACGGCCCCCAGCTCGACCTGAGCGCCTGCTGGCTCGTCTGGGGCACCTACGCGGACGACTACTTCCCGGCGCTGTATGGGAACACGCGCGACATGGCGGGAGCCAAGGTGTTCAACGCCCGGCTGGCGCAGTTCATGCCGGACGATCCCAAGGCCATGACCGCGGTCCCCCTCAACCCGGTGGAGCTCGGCCTGGCGGACCTGTGGGCCCGCACCGCCGGCCCCTTGTCCGAGTTCGCTCGGCGGGGGTTCCGCAAGGCCATCATGGACATGACGGAGAGCTGGCTGTGGGAGCTCTCCAACCAGATCCAGAACCGTGTCCCGGATCCGGTGGACTACGTGGAGATGCGCCGGAAGACCTTCGGCTCGGATCTCACGATGAGCCTGGCGCGCTTGGCCCAGGACGTGGGGATCCCCCCCGCCCTCTTCCGGACCCGGCCCATGCAGGGGCTGGAGAACTCCGCCGCCGACTACGCCTGCTTCACGAATGACGTCTTCTCCTACCAGAAGGAGATCGAGTTCGAGGGCGAGGTCCACAACATGGTGCTGGTCGTCCAGCGCTTCCTGGGGGTGGACAAGGCGCAGGCGGCCGGGGTCGTCAACGAGCTGATGACCGCGCGCATGCGCCAGTTCGAGCACATCGTCAAGACGGAGCTGCCCGCCCTGGCCGAGGACTTCAAGCTGGACAGCCACACGCAGGAGCGGCTGCACGCCTACGTCGAGAAGCTCCAGCAGTGGATGGCCGGCGTGCTCCGGTGGCACCAGACGGTGGATCGCTACAAGGAGTTCGAGCTGATCAACAGCCGGTACGCGGGGCGGACGTTCTCGACTCCCAGGGGGCTGGGCACGTCGGCCGCCCGCCTCGCCTCGCTGCTTCCCCGCCCGTAG
- a CDS encoding SPFH domain-containing protein — protein sequence MSIATPAKPAFSRIKELVSTWSAVRQLIRSGDQGNVVPVVIPRDRRGQAWLLPLGLAVYLGGVALALGSALVGVLALLPLALAPLWWWRRSIVEIEQGTTGIISRYGEIAGTLPPGRHYLWWPWQKVEFIVDTSTEIPYTAPVLACPTRENVPLKSIEFFLKFRIVDPVLFVRHIGASNFDMVLSSAVQDAIRQRSRQVQTERAYDLRGSDVGSMQQSLNRQMARYGVRILGANIPDVQLPQQYQEHLATRERVSKELAAYAREWELIRKQRSDALLMEIERAKKLRDARRIEVREALNKAHEDVARMLQDRETEAQRVRWEIEARGRATLAAAENEAKALQHLGKAYADNRAVLQYELALRRLEVAGRLVASVPRPVLVKSDGEQTSPLSMLLLSQLLPRLMGAQPSAQGLGASSAQEPPSGLPPQ from the coding sequence ATGAGCATCGCCACGCCCGCCAAGCCGGCCTTCTCCCGCATCAAGGAGCTGGTCTCCACCTGGAGCGCCGTGCGCCAGCTCATCCGCTCGGGCGATCAGGGCAACGTCGTGCCGGTCGTCATCCCCAGGGATCGGCGCGGCCAGGCCTGGCTGCTGCCGCTGGGGCTGGCGGTGTACCTGGGGGGCGTGGCGCTGGCGCTGGGCAGTGCCCTGGTGGGTGTGCTCGCCCTGCTGCCCCTGGCGCTGGCGCCGCTGTGGTGGTGGCGCCGCTCCATCGTGGAGATAGAACAGGGCACCACCGGCATCATCTCGCGCTACGGGGAGATCGCCGGAACGCTGCCGCCCGGGCGACACTACCTGTGGTGGCCCTGGCAGAAGGTGGAGTTCATCGTCGATACCTCCACCGAGATCCCCTACACGGCGCCGGTGCTCGCCTGCCCCACGCGAGAGAACGTGCCGCTGAAGTCCATCGAGTTCTTCCTCAAGTTCCGCATCGTCGATCCGGTGCTGTTCGTGCGGCACATCGGCGCGAGCAACTTCGACATGGTGCTCAGCAGCGCGGTGCAGGACGCCATCCGCCAGCGCAGCCGCCAGGTGCAGACCGAGCGCGCGTATGACTTGCGCGGCAGCGACGTGGGCAGCATGCAGCAGAGCCTCAACCGGCAGATGGCGCGCTACGGGGTGCGCATCCTCGGGGCGAACATCCCGGACGTGCAGCTGCCGCAGCAGTACCAGGAGCACCTGGCCACGCGCGAGCGGGTGTCCAAGGAGCTGGCCGCCTACGCGCGCGAGTGGGAGCTGATCCGCAAGCAGCGCTCGGACGCGCTGCTGATGGAGATCGAACGAGCGAAGAAGCTCCGGGACGCCCGGCGCATCGAGGTGCGGGAGGCGCTCAACAAGGCGCACGAGGACGTGGCGCGGATGCTCCAGGATCGAGAGACGGAGGCGCAGCGGGTGCGCTGGGAGATAGAGGCGCGGGGCCGGGCCACGCTCGCCGCGGCGGAGAACGAGGCGAAGGCGCTCCAGCACCTGGGCAAGGCCTACGCGGACAACCGGGCGGTGCTCCAGTACGAGCTGGCCCTGCGCCGACTGGAGGTGGCGGGGCGGCTGGTGGCCAGCGTGCCCCGCCCCGTCCTGGTGAAGAGCGACGGTGAGCAGACCTCGCCGCTGTCCATGCTGCTGCTGTCCCAGCTCCTGCCGCGGCTGATGGGAGCGCAGCCTTCCGCGCAAGGCCTCGGCGCCAGCTCCGCCCAGGAGCCCCCCTCAGGCCTGCCGCCCCAATGA
- a CDS encoding SPFH domain-containing protein, with the protein MIDRLKQGLDAATERFAQFQVDARDFLSARERGATAGTQIDQQVSPLEDAAEIVNRSVPRESEAHYTHVISPVVLPRRHRTYLWLAVVAGFALLGLIGRTAAGLVDAALASELAPVLFGPHYWLVLLAYVAYNLWRNSFVMVPDGCQALITRFGKLEAVVGPGRTWMLNPWKRVSYIVNTTKEYPYNAPIREAPTSGRVNASVDLFLQFRIEEPAEFIFTLGAVKGFSEKLQNAISEVTRALLYEQKAEDIYDLVGESTQPLLETLNRQFLPAVRFVNANITHAEPSSQEYRMDLASPEMVRVAKEAYTYQYELKLRKEQDEGELSKELASLRETLSGIRAEIATFQARIDTAREKEIHRANAYARQRLIEAESEAKANAALLEAQALDIRALSSAASPQILEYRFQQEVLSKLEATAGRLPQVVDMSGEPQEALDYMELARRMLGLGDQPLFTREDLQTLRLRMQEIQARIEERAGRLRQLSEQEPLTAFPRETQP; encoded by the coding sequence ATGATCGACAGGCTGAAGCAGGGGCTGGATGCCGCCACCGAGCGGTTCGCGCAGTTCCAGGTCGACGCGCGCGACTTTCTCTCGGCGCGTGAGCGCGGTGCGACCGCGGGCACCCAGATCGACCAGCAGGTCTCCCCTCTGGAAGATGCCGCCGAGATCGTCAACCGCAGTGTGCCCCGCGAGAGCGAGGCCCACTACACCCACGTCATCTCCCCGGTGGTGCTCCCCCGCCGCCACCGCACCTATCTCTGGCTCGCGGTGGTGGCGGGCTTCGCCCTGCTGGGCCTCATCGGCCGCACCGCCGCCGGCCTGGTGGACGCGGCGCTCGCCTCGGAGCTCGCCCCTGTCCTCTTCGGCCCACACTACTGGCTCGTGCTGCTGGCCTACGTCGCCTACAACCTGTGGCGCAACAGCTTCGTCATGGTGCCCGACGGGTGCCAGGCGCTCATCACCCGCTTCGGCAAGCTCGAGGCCGTCGTCGGCCCTGGCCGCACCTGGATGCTCAACCCCTGGAAGCGCGTCAGCTACATCGTCAACACCACCAAGGAGTACCCATACAACGCGCCCATCCGCGAGGCCCCCACCTCTGGACGCGTCAACGCCTCGGTGGACCTCTTCCTCCAGTTCCGCATCGAGGAGCCCGCCGAATTCATCTTCACCCTGGGCGCGGTGAAGGGCTTCTCCGAGAAGCTGCAGAACGCCATCAGCGAGGTGACACGCGCCCTGCTCTACGAGCAGAAGGCCGAGGACATCTATGATCTGGTGGGCGAGAGCACCCAGCCCCTGCTGGAGACGCTCAACCGCCAGTTCCTGCCCGCCGTCCGCTTCGTCAATGCCAACATCACCCACGCCGAGCCCTCCAGCCAGGAATACCGGATGGATCTGGCCTCTCCGGAGATGGTGCGCGTGGCCAAGGAGGCCTACACCTACCAGTACGAGCTGAAGCTCCGCAAAGAGCAGGATGAGGGCGAGCTGAGCAAGGAGCTGGCCTCCCTGCGCGAGACGCTGTCGGGCATCCGCGCCGAGATCGCCACCTTCCAGGCGCGGATCGACACCGCGCGCGAGAAGGAGATCCACCGCGCCAACGCCTACGCGCGCCAGCGCCTCATCGAGGCGGAGAGCGAGGCCAAGGCGAACGCCGCCCTGCTCGAGGCGCAGGCGCTGGACATCCGCGCCCTGAGCAGCGCCGCCTCGCCGCAGATCCTCGAGTACCGCTTCCAGCAGGAGGTGCTCAGCAAGCTGGAGGCCACGGCCGGAAGGTTGCCGCAGGTAGTGGATATGAGCGGAGAGCCCCAGGAGGCGCTCGACTACATGGAGCTGGCCCGGCGCATGCTCGGCCTGGGAGATCAGCCGTTGTTCACCCGAGAGGATCTGCAGACGCTCCGCCTGCGCATGCAGGAGATCCAGGCCCGTATCGAGGAGCGCGCGGGCCGCCTGCGCCAGCTCTCGGAGCAGGAGCCCCTCACCGCCTTCCCTCGGGAGACCCAGCCATGA
- the lepB gene encoding signal peptidase I has protein sequence MKGGLEIPEVSNPYAQGDMRDDELWQRGRAAWKRHQGALALAGAVVTCVVLLRTCVVQPRLISSDSMLPTLMRGDRVVVDQLSYRLGPVRAGDIILFEAPPQLVEKDPRQRGVTFIKRVVALPGQLVEVREGRVLVDGAPLREMYFAEAPDYAWGPERVPEGMLFVMGDNRNKSSDSHDWGFLPRSHVRGRAWVRFWPPVRAGGLQ, from the coding sequence GTGAAGGGCGGGCTGGAGATCCCGGAGGTCTCCAACCCGTATGCTCAGGGCGACATGCGGGATGACGAGCTCTGGCAGCGAGGGAGGGCGGCATGGAAGCGCCACCAGGGGGCACTTGCGCTGGCTGGCGCGGTGGTGACGTGCGTCGTGTTGCTGCGCACCTGTGTCGTGCAGCCGCGGCTCATTTCTTCGGACTCGATGCTGCCGACGCTGATGCGAGGCGACCGGGTGGTGGTGGACCAGCTGTCCTACCGCCTCGGTCCGGTGCGCGCGGGCGACATCATCCTCTTCGAGGCGCCGCCCCAGCTGGTGGAGAAGGACCCACGGCAGCGGGGCGTCACCTTCATCAAGCGGGTGGTGGCGCTGCCGGGGCAGCTCGTGGAGGTGCGGGAGGGGAGGGTGCTGGTGGACGGAGCGCCCCTTCGCGAGATGTACTTCGCCGAGGCTCCGGACTACGCCTGGGGACCGGAGCGCGTGCCCGAGGGAATGCTGTTCGTCATGGGGGACAACCGCAACAAGAGCAGTGACTCCCATGACTGGGGCTTCCTGCCGCGAAGCCACGTCCGCGGCCGTGCCTGGGTGCGCTTCTGGCCCCCCGTCCGCGCGGGGGGCCTCCAGTGA
- a CDS encoding LysR family transcriptional regulator yields the protein MDWRAVNFDWNRARAFLVTAEEGSLTAAARALGMAQPTLGRQVSALEEELGVVLFERVGRSLALTPSGRELLDHVRAMGDAAGRVSLAAGGQSQSVTGLVRITANEIYSAFLLPPLVEKLRREAPGIDIELVATNTAVDLRRREADIAIRNFRPTQPDLIATKVRDDPMRLYAATRYLARIGNPRTPKALSRADFIGLGGTDAMLNGLNGLGLSLTRRNFPVLTGSHLVHWEMVKQGIGVGIAPERVGDAEPLVRRALPSLAPLFLPIWLTTHRELNTSKRIRRVFDLLALELGR from the coding sequence ATGGACTGGCGGGCGGTCAATTTCGATTGGAATCGGGCGCGGGCCTTTCTGGTCACCGCGGAAGAGGGCTCGCTCACGGCGGCGGCGCGTGCGCTCGGCATGGCGCAGCCGACACTCGGGCGTCAGGTGAGCGCGCTCGAGGAGGAGCTGGGCGTGGTGCTGTTCGAGCGCGTGGGGCGGAGCCTCGCGCTGACACCGAGTGGGCGCGAGCTGCTCGACCACGTTCGAGCCATGGGCGACGCCGCGGGGCGTGTCTCGCTCGCGGCCGGCGGACAATCGCAGAGCGTCACCGGGCTGGTCCGCATCACGGCCAACGAGATCTACTCGGCCTTCCTGCTGCCGCCCCTCGTGGAGAAGCTTCGGCGCGAGGCGCCAGGCATCGACATCGAGCTCGTCGCAACCAACACCGCGGTCGATCTGCGCCGGCGGGAGGCGGACATCGCGATCCGGAACTTCCGCCCCACCCAGCCCGACCTCATCGCCACCAAGGTCAGGGACGACCCAATGCGGCTGTATGCGGCGACCCGCTACCTTGCGCGCATCGGAAACCCACGTACGCCGAAGGCACTGAGCCGCGCGGACTTCATCGGGCTTGGCGGAACCGACGCCATGCTCAACGGGCTGAACGGGCTGGGCTTGAGCTTGACGCGACGGAACTTCCCGGTGCTGACGGGGAGCCACCTCGTGCACTGGGAGATGGTCAAGCAGGGCATCGGCGTGGGCATCGCTCCCGAGCGCGTGGGAGACGCCGAGCCGCTCGTCCGGCGGGCCCTCCCCAGCCTCGCCCCGTTGTTCCTTCCCATCTGGCTGACGACCCACCGCGAGCTGAACACCAGCAAGCGAATCCGACGGGTGTTCGACCTGCTCGCGCTCGAGCTCGGGAGGTGA
- a CDS encoding DUF2306 domain-containing protein gives MTSTTQADRLVPAALVALSLVPILAGAARLAELAGGAELTPRNARFFASPLPVVLHVLSASVYCALGAFQFAPNFRRQRPGWHRVAGRVLVACGLVAGLSGLWMTLFYPRAEGDGELLDGLRLLFGSAMVLSLVLGLAAILRRDIGGHRAWTIRGYAIGLGAGTQVLVSVPWFLIVGTPGELARALLLGAGWVINLAVAERVIRRQTASAVRAAEMREGLLEVRVSVGNASRPTQELGRSR, from the coding sequence ATGACTTCCACCACCCAGGCTGATCGGCTCGTGCCCGCTGCGCTGGTCGCGCTCTCGCTCGTGCCCATCCTGGCCGGCGCCGCCCGTCTGGCCGAGCTGGCGGGCGGCGCCGAGCTCACGCCGCGCAACGCGCGGTTCTTCGCATCGCCCCTACCGGTGGTGCTGCACGTCCTCAGCGCCAGCGTGTATTGCGCCCTGGGGGCCTTCCAATTCGCCCCGAACTTTCGCCGCCAGCGGCCCGGCTGGCACCGCGTCGCCGGGCGGGTCCTGGTCGCGTGCGGCCTCGTGGCTGGGCTCTCGGGCTTATGGATGACGCTGTTCTATCCCCGCGCCGAGGGCGACGGAGAGCTCCTCGACGGCCTGCGGCTCCTGTTCGGCTCGGCGATGGTCCTGTCCCTCGTCCTGGGGCTGGCCGCGATCCTGAGGCGGGACATCGGCGGCCACCGGGCCTGGACGATTCGAGGCTACGCTATCGGTCTGGGCGCGGGCACGCAGGTGCTGGTCTCCGTGCCCTGGTTCCTCATCGTCGGCACGCCGGGCGAGCTCGCCAGAGCGCTGCTGTTGGGCGCCGGCTGGGTCATCAACCTCGCCGTGGCCGAGAGGGTCATTCGTCGACAAACCGCCTCTGCCGTTCGCGCTGCCGAGATGCGCGAGGGGCTGCTCGAGGTACGCGTCAGCGTCGGGAACGCCTCACGCCCGACACAGGAGTTGGGGAGGAGCAGGTAG
- a CDS encoding serine/threonine-protein kinase, with product MVAWAGQGVHGAVYQAVARHSVRAAPVALKLALHPEDPRFAREAHLLSRLCHPSVPRLRGSGTWQSPDGTPYPWLAMEWVEGVPLYHWASHPDVSSRECFRVLAQLARALQALHDLGAVHRDLKGENVLVRRSDGRAMLTDFGLGTYPGAERLTPPAACLGTPLYRSPEAGLFELNRRRHRSASYLHTPADDLYALGMTACRLLTGEYPEWVEPTQDEHGTWQVHTVRTPALLRGVEPTVRAWILRLLAVRPEQRGTAAAFAEALEQASHPPGTMRSGRAWLALAASLPLVVWTGWAVSTSSAEKAPIAQKRAEAASTQDAGTKGLAEAASTASAAEAPKPSEHKPLAEAPLPEPQPGQIKPDAQGRCPHKRQVTLNGACWVPMEREECEPFGNGKLFKERCYVPALSPDRPSTSHPARTP from the coding sequence GTGGTGGCCTGGGCCGGCCAGGGCGTCCACGGCGCTGTCTACCAGGCGGTGGCTCGCCATTCCGTACGTGCCGCGCCTGTGGCGCTTAAACTGGCACTGCACCCCGAAGACCCTCGGTTTGCTCGCGAGGCGCACCTGCTCTCTCGCCTGTGCCACCCGAGTGTTCCTCGCCTGCGGGGCTCCGGCACGTGGCAGTCCCCCGACGGCACACCCTACCCCTGGCTGGCCATGGAATGGGTGGAGGGAGTGCCCCTGTACCACTGGGCCTCTCATCCGGACGTCTCCTCCCGGGAGTGCTTCCGCGTGCTGGCCCAACTGGCCAGGGCGCTCCAGGCCCTCCACGACCTCGGTGCCGTGCATCGAGACCTCAAGGGAGAGAACGTGCTGGTGCGCCGCTCCGACGGTCGCGCCATGCTCACCGACTTCGGCCTGGGCACCTATCCGGGCGCTGAGCGGCTCACCCCTCCGGCCGCCTGCCTGGGCACCCCGCTCTACCGTTCCCCGGAGGCAGGCCTCTTCGAGCTCAACCGTCGGCGCCATCGCTCCGCCAGCTATCTCCACACGCCCGCCGATGATCTGTATGCGCTGGGAATGACGGCCTGCCGGCTGTTGACCGGTGAGTACCCGGAATGGGTAGAGCCGACCCAGGACGAGCACGGCACCTGGCAGGTGCACACCGTGCGCACACCCGCCTTGCTTCGTGGGGTGGAGCCCACCGTGCGCGCCTGGATTCTGCGCCTGCTCGCGGTGAGGCCCGAGCAGCGAGGCACCGCGGCGGCCTTCGCCGAGGCCCTGGAACAAGCCTCACACCCGCCAGGGACCATGCGTTCAGGAAGAGCTTGGCTCGCGCTGGCGGCGAGCCTGCCCCTGGTCGTGTGGACAGGGTGGGCGGTCTCCACTTCGTCTGCGGAGAAGGCGCCAATAGCCCAGAAGAGAGCCGAGGCAGCGAGCACTCAGGACGCGGGCACGAAGGGACTCGCCGAGGCGGCATCCACCGCCTCCGCAGCGGAGGCACCAAAGCCTTCGGAGCACAAGCCTCTCGCCGAGGCTCCCCTTCCCGAGCCGCAACCGGGGCAGATCAAACCCGATGCCCAAGGGCGCTGCCCTCACAAGCGCCAGGTCACCCTCAACGGGGCATGCTGGGTTCCGATGGAGCGCGAGGAGTGCGAGCCATTCGGTAACGGCAAGCTGTTCAAGGAAAGGTGCTACGTCCCAGCCCTGTCCCCGGACCGCCCCTCCACGTCCCACCCCGCACGTACACCCTGA